From the Bacillota bacterium genome, one window contains:
- a CDS encoding DUF6079 family protein encodes MKYRDLIQFEPIESVVQLRDADKEPLARQLVETYVISPQMAEKLTDLVIPHLQFDRPADNKALLIVGNYGTGKSHLMSVLSALAENADFLAHVNNPNVAEAASKIGGRFKVVRSEIGATTMSLRDIVVAELEEHLANMGVSYVFPSAAEVPSNKPALEKMMAAFHQEYPDHGLLLVIDELLDYLRTRKDQELILDLNFLREIGEVCKDLRFRFIAGVQEALFDNPRFSFAADSIRRVKDRFEEVLIARTDIKFVVAERLLKKTGDQLAKIRDYLTPFAKFYGRMNERMDEFVRLFPVHADYVDVFEQIKAVEKREVLKTLSRTMQKLLDQEVPTDRPGLIAWDSYWATLRENAAFRADPDIREVIGCSEVLESRVDRAFSRPAYKPMAIRIIHALSVHRLTTGDIHVPLGATAEELRDGLCLFQPGIEELGGEPADDLLTLVETVLREIHKTVSGQFISFNPENRQYYLDLKKTEDFDALIEKRAETLEPSQLNRYYYEALKRVMECTDHTYVTGYRIWQHELTWPDRRATRLGYLFFGAPNERSTAVPPRDFYLYFLQPFDPPDFRDDKKPDEVFFRMKGMDEAFRMALRNYAAALDLASTASGHTKSTYESKASGFLDKLVQWLRQGVSTAFEVTYRGRAKPLVEWLEGRLVREISATPERINFRDLVNTVAGTCLRAHFENAAPAYPSFPVIITTANRAQAAQDALRAIAGQSHGKPATAVLDALELLDGERLVPYKSRYANYVLEIQAKKGTGQVVNRSELLQDVSGVEYFAPDKGYRLEPEWLVVILAALVYSGDVVLAIPGKKFDATGVAQLASTPVDELTRFKHIEHPKEWNLPALKALFELLKLTPGMAQLVTQGKEEPVQQLQKAVELELQRLVLAKEALKGGLVFWGKSLVSDQEGARLRSQMDDTKAFLESLQVYTSPGKLKNLRYDVPEVTAQRAGLSALEEVEVLQSLVNDLGAVASYLATAEAVLPGDHELVSKMETVRDGVLSQLGDPARRRSVAFRQEAYRQLAELKNAYRQAYLSAHTRARLGVNGDKRKAQLTTDSRLKVLQSLSTIDLLPRQELADFQNRLASLRSCFSLAEHDLEMSPVCPHCGYKPALEPVTVPAALALDALDERLDALMESWTAALLDNLEDPTAQGNLDLLEPEAKKLLQGFMSRRMLPEKIDQAFIHALQEVLSGLVRVPIKMEDLRAALFTGGSPATLGDLKKRFEEFLEDLARGKDPGKVRVILE; translated from the coding sequence GTGAAATACCGGGACCTCATCCAATTTGAGCCGATCGAATCTGTGGTTCAATTGCGGGATGCAGACAAGGAGCCTCTCGCCCGGCAACTGGTGGAGACTTATGTCATTTCCCCCCAAATGGCCGAGAAACTCACTGACCTCGTCATCCCTCACCTCCAGTTCGACCGGCCCGCAGACAACAAGGCACTCTTGATCGTGGGGAATTACGGTACAGGCAAATCGCACCTCATGTCGGTGCTCTCTGCCCTAGCAGAAAACGCGGATTTCCTCGCACACGTTAATAACCCCAACGTGGCCGAAGCCGCAAGCAAGATCGGCGGCCGATTTAAGGTGGTGCGTAGCGAGATCGGAGCCACCACCATGTCACTACGGGATATCGTTGTGGCTGAGTTGGAAGAACACCTGGCGAATATGGGTGTGAGCTACGTTTTCCCGTCAGCAGCGGAAGTCCCGAGCAACAAGCCAGCGTTGGAGAAGATGATGGCCGCGTTCCACCAGGAGTACCCCGACCACGGGCTCCTGCTGGTAATCGACGAGTTGCTCGATTACCTGCGCACGCGGAAGGACCAGGAACTCATCCTGGACTTAAACTTCCTGAGGGAGATCGGCGAGGTATGCAAGGACTTGCGGTTCCGCTTTATCGCCGGGGTGCAGGAGGCCCTGTTTGACAACCCCCGCTTCTCCTTCGCGGCCGACAGCATCCGCCGCGTCAAGGACCGCTTTGAGGAGGTACTGATAGCCCGCACGGACATCAAATTCGTCGTGGCCGAGCGTTTGCTAAAAAAAACCGGGGACCAGCTAGCCAAGATCCGTGACTACCTCACGCCGTTTGCCAAGTTCTACGGGCGCATGAACGAACGCATGGACGAATTCGTTCGCCTGTTCCCCGTCCACGCTGATTACGTCGATGTCTTCGAACAGATCAAGGCCGTTGAGAAACGCGAGGTGCTCAAAACCCTTTCGCGGACCATGCAGAAGCTTCTCGACCAGGAGGTCCCGACCGACAGGCCGGGGTTGATTGCATGGGACAGTTACTGGGCCACCCTACGAGAAAACGCGGCTTTCCGCGCGGACCCCGACATCAGGGAGGTGATCGGCTGTAGCGAGGTACTGGAGAGTCGAGTCGACCGGGCTTTCAGTCGACCTGCTTACAAACCCATGGCCATACGCATCATCCACGCCCTGTCAGTGCACCGCCTTACAACCGGGGACATTCACGTCCCCCTGGGTGCTACCGCCGAGGAGTTGCGCGACGGCCTGTGCCTGTTTCAGCCCGGAATCGAAGAATTGGGCGGGGAGCCGGCGGACGACTTGCTGACCCTGGTGGAAACCGTGCTTCGGGAAATCCACAAGACGGTGAGTGGACAGTTCATTTCCTTTAACCCGGAGAACCGCCAGTATTATCTAGACCTAAAGAAGACCGAGGACTTCGACGCCTTGATCGAAAAGCGAGCCGAGACTCTCGAGCCCTCCCAACTCAACCGCTACTACTACGAAGCCCTTAAGCGGGTCATGGAGTGCACCGACCACACCTACGTGACTGGCTACAGGATATGGCAGCACGAATTGACGTGGCCAGATCGTAGGGCGACGCGCCTGGGGTATCTCTTCTTCGGCGCACCCAACGAGCGCTCGACAGCAGTGCCGCCGCGCGATTTTTACCTTTACTTCCTCCAGCCCTTTGATCCCCCTGACTTTAGAGACGACAAGAAGCCGGATGAAGTCTTCTTCCGCATGAAAGGTATGGACGAGGCATTCCGCATGGCCCTCCGTAACTACGCTGCGGCCCTGGATCTGGCCTCGACTGCCTCCGGGCACACAAAGTCAACCTACGAATCTAAGGCATCCGGGTTCCTGGATAAACTCGTTCAATGGCTGAGGCAAGGCGTTTCCACGGCCTTCGAAGTCACTTACCGGGGGCGAGCCAAGCCACTCGTTGAGTGGCTTGAAGGGAGGCTGGTGCGGGAGATCTCAGCCACTCCGGAGCGGATCAATTTCCGCGATCTGGTGAACACCGTGGCGGGGACCTGCCTTCGGGCTCACTTTGAGAACGCGGCTCCAGCTTACCCTTCGTTCCCGGTGATCATCACCACAGCCAACCGGGCCCAGGCTGCTCAGGATGCCCTGCGAGCCATCGCCGGGCAAAGCCATGGCAAACCTGCAACAGCCGTACTCGATGCCCTGGAACTCCTGGACGGTGAGCGACTGGTCCCTTACAAGTCGAGGTATGCAAACTACGTTCTCGAGATCCAAGCCAAGAAGGGCACGGGCCAGGTGGTCAACCGTAGCGAGCTTCTCCAAGACGTGTCGGGTGTCGAGTACTTCGCACCGGACAAGGGGTACCGTCTGGAGCCAGAGTGGTTGGTTGTTATCCTGGCCGCCCTGGTGTACTCGGGCGATGTAGTTCTGGCAATTCCCGGGAAGAAATTCGACGCCACCGGGGTTGCCCAATTGGCGTCGACTCCAGTCGATGAGCTCACCCGTTTTAAGCACATAGAGCACCCCAAGGAATGGAACCTGCCCGCGCTCAAGGCGCTCTTCGAGCTTCTGAAACTGACGCCGGGGATGGCACAGTTGGTCACCCAGGGGAAAGAGGAGCCAGTACAACAGCTGCAAAAGGCCGTAGAACTAGAACTTCAAAGACTGGTCCTTGCGAAGGAGGCTCTGAAAGGCGGGTTGGTTTTCTGGGGCAAGAGCCTCGTGAGCGACCAAGAGGGGGCGAGATTGCGTTCCCAAATGGATGACACAAAGGCGTTCCTGGAATCGCTCCAGGTATATACCTCCCCGGGGAAATTGAAGAACCTGCGGTACGATGTTCCGGAAGTAACCGCGCAGCGGGCAGGTCTCTCCGCGCTGGAAGAAGTGGAAGTACTTCAGAGCCTGGTAAACGACCTCGGGGCCGTGGCTTCGTACCTCGCCACAGCTGAGGCGGTACTGCCTGGCGATCACGAATTGGTTAGCAAGATGGAGACAGTGCGGGACGGGGTCCTGTCCCAGTTGGGCGATCCCGCCAGGCGCCGTAGTGTTGCCTTCCGTCAAGAAGCCTACCGCCAGCTCGCGGAATTAAAGAACGCCTACCGGCAGGCATATCTTTCTGCGCACACAAGAGCACGCTTGGGGGTGAATGGTGACAAACGCAAGGCTCAACTCACTACCGATAGCCGGCTGAAGGTTCTGCAGAGTCTCTCCACTATTGACCTCCTGCCCCGCCAGGAGCTGGCCGACTTCCAGAACCGCCTCGCCAGCTTGCGGTCATGTTTTTCCCTCGCAGAACACGATCTGGAAATGTCGCCCGTGTGCCCGCACTGCGGCTATAAACCGGCACTGGAGCCGGTGACCGTGCCGGCTGCTTTGGCACTGGACGCCTTGGACGAAAGGCTCGATGCGCTGATGGAAAGTTGGACCGCGGCACTCCTCGACAACCTGGAGGATCCTACCGCACAAGGCAACCTGGACCTGCTCGAGCCCGAGGCCAAGAAGCTTCTACAGGGTTTCATGAGCCGGCGGATGTTACCAGAGAAGATTGACCAGGCGTTCATCCACGCTCTGCAAGAGGTGCTTTCTGGCCTCGTGAGAGTACCCATCAAGATGGAAGACCTCCGCGCGGCCCTATTCACCGGCGGTTCCCCCGCCACCCTCGGTGACTTGAAGAAGCGCTTCGAGGAATTCCTGGAGGACCTCGCGAGGGGCAAGGACCCGGGCAAAGTGCGTGTAATCCTGGAATAG
- the brxF gene encoding BREX-3 system P-loop-containing protein BrxF produces MERESAVGDRLLQMFAHQVIEKMSQAVDLYHRLILVIAPAGKGKTRVLRCVHAVTGAPLINVNLELSRRMLDLTERQRAVRLPQLLSELVRAFKSDVVLLDNTEILFAVALRQDPLRLLQGLSRTRTTVAAWNGALRDGNLTYATPEHPEYRRYPLQDFLYVDLDRRSPCDGS; encoded by the coding sequence TTGGAGCGGGAGAGCGCGGTGGGAGATCGCTTACTCCAGATGTTCGCCCATCAGGTTATAGAGAAGATGAGCCAGGCGGTTGATCTCTATCATCGCCTGATTCTGGTCATTGCACCGGCGGGCAAGGGCAAGACCCGTGTGCTCAGGTGCGTACATGCGGTCACAGGTGCTCCTCTGATAAATGTCAACCTCGAACTCTCCCGGCGCATGCTGGATCTTACGGAGCGGCAGCGGGCAGTGCGACTACCGCAGTTGCTCTCGGAACTTGTTAGGGCATTCAAGAGTGACGTGGTCCTGCTGGACAACACCGAGATCCTTTTTGCCGTGGCGCTCAGGCAGGACCCGCTTCGCCTTCTGCAAGGCCTCTCGCGAACCAGGACTACAGTCGCTGCGTGGAATGGCGCGCTTCGTGACGGAAACCTCACGTATGCAACTCCCGAGCACCCAGAGTATAGGCGGTACCCCTTGCAGGACTTCCTGTACGTAGACCTGGACCGGCGGTCGCCGTGCGACGGGAGTTAG
- a CDS encoding DUF6119 family protein: MTKVRQVTVYLLKPAVKSPKEALKYERGLTEYRLDSRLTFTGSFYVQTPSPCVPAWVDFVQEGLVGQLKSPTSATVSAVLLIRRE; this comes from the coding sequence ATGACGAAAGTCCGCCAAGTAACCGTGTACCTGCTGAAGCCTGCAGTCAAATCCCCGAAAGAGGCACTGAAGTACGAGCGGGGTTTGACCGAATACAGACTCGACTCACGACTCACGTTTACCGGCTCTTTTTATGTGCAGACGCCAAGCCCCTGCGTCCCTGCGTGGGTGGATTTCGTGCAGGAAGGTCTGGTCGGCCAACTCAAGTCCCCGACAAGTGCGACCGTGTCTGCGGTTCTGCTCATCAGACGCGAGTGA
- a CDS encoding DUF6119 family protein translates to MRPCLRFCSSDASDRWFAITFGYGRKLLRPDCFERSFGLKVVLNTVDPLNLRSIDMRTFEELTLHTRRQASRGASLNTFGVNIAQDLLRAVTGKPRDEAFARRVSGADAVVLSASLRFDELGHKCAELLEAYSSERYRRDFGFVDQIQKIADPEVAEELNRMLIERLQTGDLSLIHLAPPEPVEWEAIEGFTYSTEHHRAVHDDLEVDDLLATLNNRWPLSLSRLRRHRIGVKYHSVEQPIEKWTLYDAIVAEIVRDRQVYVLSGGHWFEVHERFADRVNAIVSNLGSKTFRLLPARKGEHEPIYNERVCSSNGYVLMHGRKAMPAEGTQIELCDILTPDGKLIHVKRRSRSATLSHLFNQGVVSAEALVYDEAFRSQVREIVAQLDPETAKLIPAERPNPSRYEVVFAIIGRRAGNWPLSSLLQPTEPQEQCRSPTTLGLSRFCSSN, encoded by the coding sequence GTGCGACCGTGTCTGCGGTTCTGCTCATCAGACGCGAGTGATCGTTGGTTCGCTATTACTTTCGGCTACGGGCGCAAGCTCTTGAGACCTGACTGCTTCGAACGTTCCTTCGGTTTGAAGGTAGTGCTCAACACCGTGGATCCCCTTAACCTGAGGAGCATTGACATGCGCACTTTTGAGGAGTTGACATTGCACACTCGCCGCCAGGCCAGTCGGGGAGCCAGCCTGAATACCTTTGGCGTCAACATTGCACAGGACCTGTTGCGGGCGGTCACCGGCAAGCCCAGGGACGAGGCCTTTGCCCGGCGTGTCTCCGGCGCGGATGCAGTCGTGCTGTCGGCAAGCCTGCGCTTCGACGAACTGGGACATAAGTGCGCTGAACTCCTCGAAGCGTACTCCAGCGAAAGGTACCGCCGGGATTTCGGTTTTGTTGACCAAATCCAGAAGATAGCTGACCCGGAGGTGGCGGAAGAGCTCAACAGGATGCTGATTGAGCGCCTGCAGACGGGAGACCTAAGTTTGATCCACCTTGCACCGCCTGAACCTGTCGAGTGGGAAGCAATTGAAGGATTCACTTATTCCACCGAGCACCACCGTGCAGTTCACGACGACCTCGAGGTGGACGATCTCTTGGCAACATTGAACAACCGCTGGCCTCTGTCGTTATCGCGTCTGAGGCGACACCGCATAGGTGTGAAGTACCATTCAGTGGAGCAACCCATCGAAAAGTGGACGCTGTATGACGCCATAGTGGCCGAGATTGTTCGCGACCGCCAGGTGTACGTCTTGTCAGGCGGCCATTGGTTCGAGGTGCACGAGCGCTTCGCGGATCGGGTGAATGCGATCGTCAGCAACTTGGGCTCGAAAACGTTTAGGCTTCTGCCGGCTCGGAAAGGCGAGCATGAGCCGATATACAACGAGCGCGTTTGCTCAAGTAACGGGTACGTTCTAATGCACGGTAGGAAGGCGATGCCTGCGGAGGGAACGCAGATCGAGTTGTGCGATATTTTGACGCCCGACGGTAAGCTCATACACGTCAAAAGAAGGAGCCGATCCGCCACCCTCAGTCACCTGTTCAACCAAGGGGTCGTCTCAGCCGAGGCTCTTGTCTACGACGAAGCGTTTCGGAGTCAGGTGAGGGAGATCGTGGCGCAACTCGACCCAGAAACCGCGAAACTCATACCAGCCGAGCGGCCTAATCCGTCCCGGTATGAAGTGGTCTTTGCGATCATAGGCAGGAGGGCAGGGAACTGGCCACTCTCTTCCCTTCTTCAGCCGACTGAGCCTCAAGAACAATGCCGATCGCCTACAACGCTTGGGTTATCACGTTTCTGTAGTTCAAATTAA
- a CDS encoding ATP-binding protein has product MSLKLFRREQVAGIFRGFSEGGLEFHADLVLPYREDYQNSPMHGQFVVVQLETESEAVLGRICSISAEGRLTSSEGEDYGVRAVAEDRPIPEELRERYLKYRINIRVLGVVRVVGDRLVFAASHRRLPHLGSKVAFLAEDVLREVAGHNLPGAELGYLALGEYIFAGDDVNGGQPLITVEDWMQIRHPRVTPKFDIRGLVSRRTFVFARAGFGKSNLTKLLFSSLYRDTPTVEKRGGRRAPVGTIIFDPEGEYFWPDDQNRPGLCDVPHLEDKLVLFTNRRGPSPFYDSFIAGDIRLDIRRLRPADVVSVALPPEKQDQQNVRRLKQLNDSDWSRLVDEIYAQGNLADPAIICELLHLEKTQEAEMAAARANMTTIVKMLHDPGSQVLDMLINSLKAGKLCIVDLSQMRGQAGLILSALILQRIFDYNQEQFTRADPETIPVIAVVEEAQAVLGSSGGTSGYAPYVTWVKEGRKYDLGAVLITQQPGSIPHEILSQGDNWFVFHLLSTGDLLALKKANAHFSDDILSALLNEPIPGHCVFWSSAGGKSYPVSLRVMSFEKMYTAADPTYTRPAAPTYAAQLRATFATRLASIPGRHTGPAPDSEEGEGAETTGTPPVDTQKLWVEEAVKRIQETDLPEKVRTQGHPWKGIQVEIEGILPDHVVDKDHDAYRLMPQVLDALFGKGAWTTERRPKKKGPGYTVYVTVKTASSG; this is encoded by the coding sequence ATGAGCCTGAAGCTATTCCGCAGGGAACAGGTGGCGGGCATCTTCCGGGGGTTCAGTGAAGGCGGGCTGGAATTCCACGCCGACCTGGTCCTGCCCTACCGGGAGGACTACCAGAACAGCCCCATGCACGGCCAGTTCGTGGTGGTGCAACTGGAAACCGAGAGCGAAGCCGTGCTGGGGAGGATCTGCTCCATCTCCGCCGAAGGTCGCCTGACCTCAAGCGAGGGCGAAGACTACGGGGTGAGGGCGGTAGCCGAGGACCGCCCCATACCGGAGGAACTGCGCGAGCGTTACCTCAAGTACCGCATCAACATACGGGTACTGGGAGTGGTCCGGGTGGTCGGCGACCGCCTCGTCTTCGCCGCCTCCCACCGCCGGCTCCCCCACCTGGGCAGCAAGGTGGCCTTCCTGGCAGAAGACGTGCTGCGGGAGGTGGCCGGCCACAACCTCCCTGGCGCCGAGCTGGGCTACCTGGCCCTGGGCGAGTACATCTTTGCCGGAGATGACGTCAACGGGGGACAGCCGCTGATCACCGTGGAGGACTGGATGCAGATCAGGCACCCCAGGGTCACCCCCAAGTTCGACATCCGGGGTCTGGTGTCGCGCCGGACCTTCGTGTTCGCCCGGGCCGGCTTCGGCAAATCCAACCTCACCAAGCTCCTCTTCAGCAGCCTCTACCGGGATACGCCCACGGTCGAGAAGCGCGGCGGTCGCAGGGCCCCCGTGGGTACCATCATCTTCGACCCGGAGGGCGAGTACTTCTGGCCCGACGACCAGAACCGCCCTGGCCTGTGCGACGTACCGCACCTGGAAGACAAGCTGGTCCTCTTCACCAACCGCAGGGGTCCCAGCCCCTTCTACGACTCCTTCATCGCCGGGGACATCAGGCTGGACATCCGCAGGCTACGCCCGGCGGACGTGGTCTCCGTCGCCCTGCCCCCAGAGAAGCAGGACCAGCAGAACGTGCGCAGGTTGAAGCAACTGAACGACTCGGACTGGAGCCGCCTGGTGGACGAGATCTACGCCCAGGGCAACCTGGCCGACCCCGCCATCATCTGCGAACTCCTCCACCTGGAAAAGACGCAAGAGGCAGAGATGGCGGCGGCGCGAGCCAACATGACCACCATCGTCAAGATGCTGCACGACCCCGGGAGCCAGGTGCTGGACATGCTCATCAACTCCCTCAAGGCCGGCAAACTCTGCATCGTGGACCTCTCCCAGATGCGCGGGCAGGCGGGACTCATCCTCTCGGCCCTCATCCTGCAGCGGATCTTCGACTACAATCAGGAGCAGTTCACCCGCGCCGACCCCGAGACCATCCCCGTCATCGCCGTGGTGGAGGAGGCCCAGGCGGTGCTGGGCTCCTCCGGCGGGACCTCCGGCTACGCCCCCTACGTCACCTGGGTGAAGGAGGGCCGTAAGTACGACCTGGGCGCCGTCCTCATCACCCAGCAGCCGGGCAGCATCCCCCACGAGATACTCAGCCAGGGGGATAACTGGTTCGTCTTCCACCTGCTTTCCACCGGCGACCTCCTCGCCCTGAAGAAGGCGAACGCCCACTTCAGCGACGACATCCTGAGCGCCCTGCTCAACGAACCCATCCCCGGCCACTGCGTCTTCTGGAGCAGCGCGGGCGGCAAGAGCTACCCCGTCTCCCTCCGCGTGATGTCCTTCGAAAAGATGTACACCGCCGCCGACCCCACCTACACCAGGCCCGCAGCACCGACCTACGCCGCCCAACTTCGTGCTACCTTCGCGACGCGACTCGCCTCCATCCCCGGCCGCCACACCGGGCCAGCGCCCGATTCCGAGGAAGGGGAGGGCGCCGAGACCACGGGTACGCCGCCGGTGGATACCCAGAAGCTTTGGGTGGAAGAGGCGGTCAAGCGTATCCAAGAGACAGACCTGCCCGAGAAGGTGCGCACTCAGGGCCATCCCTGGAAGGGCATACAGGTTGAGATCGAAGGGATCCTCCCGGACCACGTGGTGGATAAGGACCACGACGCATACCGGCTGATGCCGCAGGTGCTGGACGCTCTGTTCGGCAAGGGAGCATGGACCACGGAGAGAAGGCCCAAGAAGAAGGGACCCGGCTACACCGTATACGTCACCGTGAAGACCGCCTCCTCCGGTTAG
- a CDS encoding DNA modification methylase gives MGAWNCCQPADVNVIQNAAHDEPEDDPVAGFPAEMLRLNGICPYFSMFPLDFPLAHLSQAGPGEWVLDPFCGRGTTNYAARLLGLPSVGVDRCRVAVAIAAAKMVQVTPEEVTALCARILQADAEPADVPTGPFWDLCYHPATLLEICKVREALLRECITEPQVALRGIMLGALHGPLQKTGAAYLSNQMPRTYATKPNSAVNFWLKRGLKPPRVSVLEVVSRRARRFFGTIPPRTPGWIMEDDSRRLDEHVLPERFRWVVTSPPYMRMRNYVPDQWLRNWFVGGPSTVDYSCEGQIGQLSGEAFAGALAQVWRAVSRLCAPGARLVVRFGCIPSARYSGTEVLMRTLALADCGWSVKEVRSAGPSTRGKRQAEQFCRAGTAVEEVDLVARLEA, from the coding sequence ATGGGGGCCTGGAATTGCTGTCAGCCTGCGGATGTCAACGTAATACAAAACGCAGCACATGACGAACCCGAGGACGACCCCGTGGCGGGCTTCCCCGCGGAGATGCTCCGCTTGAACGGCATTTGCCCCTATTTCTCCATGTTCCCCCTGGATTTCCCGCTGGCCCACCTGAGCCAGGCAGGACCGGGCGAGTGGGTGCTCGACCCCTTTTGCGGCCGGGGGACCACCAACTACGCTGCGAGGTTGCTCGGGTTGCCCTCGGTGGGGGTCGACCGGTGCCGCGTAGCCGTCGCCATCGCAGCCGCCAAGATGGTGCAGGTCACCCCCGAGGAAGTCACCGCCCTGTGCGCCCGCATCCTGCAAGCCGACGCTGAGCCCGCAGACGTACCCACCGGACCCTTCTGGGACCTGTGCTACCACCCTGCAACGCTCCTTGAGATCTGTAAGGTCCGCGAAGCCCTGTTACGGGAATGCATCACCGAGCCCCAGGTTGCCTTACGTGGGATCATGCTGGGCGCCCTGCACGGCCCCCTGCAGAAAACCGGGGCCGCTTACCTGTCCAACCAGATGCCCCGCACGTATGCAACCAAGCCGAACAGCGCCGTCAATTTCTGGCTCAAGCGCGGCCTGAAGCCGCCCAGGGTCAGCGTGCTAGAGGTAGTATCTCGGCGCGCGCGCCGCTTCTTCGGGACCATACCGCCGCGCACCCCCGGGTGGATAATGGAGGATGACAGCAGGAGACTCGACGAGCACGTTTTGCCCGAACGGTTCCGCTGGGTGGTGACTTCGCCACCTTACATGCGGATGCGGAACTATGTACCCGACCAGTGGCTGCGCAACTGGTTCGTGGGCGGGCCCAGCACGGTCGATTACTCATGTGAAGGTCAGATCGGCCAGCTGAGCGGTGAGGCCTTCGCGGGTGCCCTGGCCCAGGTATGGCGGGCCGTTTCCCGCCTTTGCGCACCGGGGGCCCGCCTGGTGGTGCGCTTCGGGTGCATACCCAGTGCCCGCTACAGCGGGACAGAGGTCCTCATGAGAACCCTGGCCCTTGCCGACTGCGGCTGGTCCGTCAAAGAGGTGCGCAGCGCCGGCCCCTCCACCCGGGGGAAACGGCAGGCCGAACAATTCTGCCGGGCGGGAACCGCCGTCGAAGAGGTGGACCTGGTAGCCCGACTGGAGGCGTAG
- a CDS encoding helix-turn-helix transcriptional regulator, whose product MGRVTINPRTVRYLREKRAWTQEQLAEIAKIGVRTVQRIEKGEAVSFASVKAVAEALGVDLEALRAKPRPTKEDQTLLPRVTSGNEILSIVVGAAFLDLSHDDLVSEDEVALVSGFCGLLGDCDVLDEVSPAERVRVGYELGRMIEELDRAGFWVFGRTVARDYVFTVGNETTRLTGRTAVVRIVRRDNPEIVRKATADLTLISPKSKR is encoded by the coding sequence ATGGGCAGGGTAACGATCAACCCGAGGACTGTCCGCTATCTGAGGGAAAAGAGGGCTTGGACGCAGGAACAACTTGCGGAAATCGCCAAGATAGGCGTGCGGACCGTCCAGAGGATCGAGAAGGGTGAGGCCGTATCGTTTGCAAGCGTTAAGGCGGTGGCCGAAGCCCTTGGCGTTGACCTTGAAGCGCTCAGGGCCAAGCCTCGGCCGACGAAAGAAGATCAGACTTTGCTCCCACGGGTAACAAGCGGTAACGAGATCCTGTCGATTGTCGTGGGGGCAGCGTTCCTCGACCTATCCCACGACGACTTGGTATCAGAAGATGAAGTGGCCTTGGTGAGCGGGTTTTGCGGCCTGTTAGGGGACTGTGACGTGCTGGACGAGGTGAGTCCGGCGGAGCGGGTAAGAGTAGGGTACGAGCTTGGGCGGATGATCGAGGAGCTAGATCGGGCGGGGTTTTGGGTATTTGGGAGAACAGTGGCACGGGATTATGTGTTTACCGTGGGAAATGAGACCACACGCCTGACCGGAAGGACTGCGGTGGTGCGGATCGTGAGAAGGGATAACCCGGAGATCGTCAGGAAGGCCACGGCAGACCTGACTCTGATCTCCCCCAAAAGCAAGAGATAG
- a CDS encoding nitroreductase family protein produces the protein MEALRGRRSIRRYTAEPVPEALTVEILQAAMSAPSAGNQQPWHFVVITDRRLLNEIPRFHPYAQMSREAAVAILVCGDLHRDRLDGFWVQDCLAATENILIAAHARGLGAVWVGVYPREERVAAFRRLLGIPEHVVPFALVPMGFPAEQKPPADRYDPGRVHWNGW, from the coding sequence ATGGAAGCACTGCGGGGAAGGAGGAGCATACGCAGGTACACCGCGGAGCCGGTGCCGGAAGCCCTCACGGTGGAGATACTGCAAGCCGCTATGAGCGCCCCTTCGGCGGGGAATCAACAGCCCTGGCACTTCGTGGTGATTACCGACCGTCGACTCCTCAACGAAATCCCCCGCTTTCACCCCTACGCCCAGATGTCAAGGGAAGCAGCGGTCGCCATCCTGGTCTGTGGTGACCTCCACCGGGACCGCCTGGACGGCTTCTGGGTGCAGGATTGCTTGGCGGCCACGGAAAACATCCTCATCGCCGCTCATGCCCGGGGCCTGGGAGCGGTGTGGGTGGGCGTCTATCCCAGGGAGGAGCGCGTGGCCGCTTTCCGGCGGTTGCTGGGGATTCCGGAGCACGTGGTTCCCTTCGCCCTGGTGCCCATGGGCTTTCCGGCGGAGCAGAAGCCGCCTGCCGACCGGTACGACCCGGGGCGGGTGCACTGGAACGGGTGGTAA